The Chaetodon trifascialis isolate fChaTrf1 chromosome 16, fChaTrf1.hap1, whole genome shotgun sequence genome includes a region encoding these proteins:
- the LOC139345153 gene encoding axoneme-associated protein mst101(2)-like isoform X2, which translates to MTSVWKRLQRVGKKASKFQFVASYQELALEFTKKWQPDKLRVVWTRRNRRMCSKLHSWQPEIKNPYRGMVVWPVPENIDIAVTLFKEVNADEFEDKEWTFVIEGETKGHRKVLASADINLKRFASPTPTQTDLTLKLKPLSVKVVEATLKLSLSCVFVREGKATDEDMQSLASLMSVKPTDIGNLDDFNESDEEEDKKSVTASVPVSHQRRPPEVQTADDLTSISGRSHIFRPQIVKSIARPSSPSPFSADAPPLASTPPVPRSHPSISESGSTFPLTQADKETTPSPLSRGKDSPQNNQAVSNIRISNQPIRPAQDSKAAITENKAEPARISPAQSRSELIIAPPPPWPFSCSESSTPQQPSTTVVAAFITPKQPNVQGCDDLKKPANETRSIISNFEAEKPPLAQPEPELDFDDIIFESFNQRQESGGLFLEEDDSKRDTIKRCPPGLEQKTNEKASGEKLTEELVGAATEKEVMMKAEQEKQREKEILIKQEEERRREEEEQKVMVLKQEERRKHEEEKKRLLEEEKKRLLHEEEEVKKEKERRKREEERLLKEKRDKQEKLREEAEKRKQDEEERRKREQQRRLLEVEEEKEKLRREEEKRLEREKFLRKMKEEEEKRMEEKRVFEEQRRKREEEKKRLLEEKERRELQEKHLKEEKEKEQQKMKEEERRKRVEEEERKRLQEEEERKKNEAESERKRREEEDRRKEEARKEKEIEEEKKRREEEEKRVKEAEKRRKREEEEEEKERVLKEEKEREEKERERLLKEEKERMERRKKEEEKRREEEEEEKRKESLLKEQKEKEKMKQEEEEKERRLQEERRQEAEREKKEEERKKREEEEKRKREEEEKAERRMKEEENRKKREEEQKKKKLLQEKEEMERRKKKEEEEEKRREEHRAAAGCNLEANKSDEDKQKMRSLGSCTHTDVPPPSITHTPPPSFTYTPSAFKGDAQTPLPVPHLPPPDKTSPEQPPSQILSQSQDREATLQSVNKPSSASISTSEREDAAELEHQPITAKDSDTHHIVPPPAQPGAPPVKEEPKEPEGPRVEPATSPKPPSEHAALALEPLLPSKPEPELRTEQVLQPSGKPQQEGADEEKPAGVEAGGQESFVNKEPVCEAENQLWATVEETTVETEAEGGMESSESTEEKDEKQEEGGVIGGYETVASILTAGPSDAAHKHHSAEQPCLPMSNEDQPCLHEVDPEILCSPEPDPLIPISPPTAFSDTTENQKLSEHTDVTQKPECFPSHRLSLVASLRQAASEQEKERERERERMEKERIENMKREEREREEREEEERRERERVEKEKEERQRLEKEREEMERRTRERMERQKHEERKRLEKEREELENKQREEREKAEKERKQHTERINVEEKKENEESERKMEREKRKGDEDKVRQRGEDSKGKKQEAVSATSLQNKEKVMNNQSNDCPPLREAELDDIAYDEKLQRDEEQSERESDPKSVKTMDPKAEVKLVSARPADSVPAVRPTNRLDSRSVKPEDSVIPVMKAPDNPALRSVKKGKSNANSGAIPVWLREEEDEEVEYERGQEDLGSIWLAELYMEGEAGTGHPSLAVTQKPSSLPSSGQTFYQISAASQPNKHEHSLTSLADPPHPRPSSGSKQEEGISQTSRAKPALKGSGTQKQPMKDLEIATNEEGELAQSSVVPWPLPPRASTASMHSDTKHTNLHTDTNISKINNDVEMTTDSHKSLEMRDDEDRSHSRLNKDTHTAKTDSPQVKSLHLQTHIPDLNQSTKDQQLQEEERFLLAKIQLMAGDTSAVSGPRGMKRLIPNPRDIDCDTAELVDHSQRFLIPCFDTLQEISLTADEEPPANELGQKMEGEEDV; encoded by the exons ATGACTTCGGTGTGGAAAAGACTGCAGCGAGTCGGTAAAAAGGCTTCAAAGTTTCAGTTTGTTGCCTCTTACCAGGAACTCGCGTTGGAGTTTACGAAGAAATG GCAACCAGACAAGCTAAGGGTTGTGTGGACAAGGAGGAACAGACGCATGTGCTCCAAG CTCCACAGTTGGCAGCCTGAGATCAAGAATCCCTACAGGGGGATGGTGGTGTGGCCTGTCCCTGAGAACATCGACATCGCTGTTACACTCTTCAAG GAGGTCAATGCTGATGAGTTTGAGGACAAAGAGTGGACCTTTGTCATCGAGGGT GAGACCAAGGGGCATCGAAAGGTGCTGGCATCAGCAGACATCAACCTGAAGCGGTTCGCCAGTCCGACGCCGACCCAGACCGACCTGACGCTGAAGCTGAAGCCGCTGTCAGTCAAGGTGGTGGAGGCCACGCTCAAGCTGTCGCTCTCGTGCGTCTTCGTTCGAGAGGGGAAAGCCAC TGATGAAGACATGCAGAGTCTGGCCAGCCTGATGAGCGTCAAACCCACAGATATCGGCAACCTGGACGACTTCAATGAgagcgatgaagaggaggacaagaagtCTGTCACAGCTTCAG tgccTGTTTCACACCAACGGCGCCCCCCAGAGGTTCAAACTGCAGATGATCTTACCTCAATCtctg GCCGTTCTCACATTTTCAGACCTCAGATCGTCAAATCAATCGCCcgcccctcctccccttctccttTTTCCGCTGATGCCCCTCCTCTTGCATCAACACCTCCTGTCCCCAGATCTCACCCCTCTATCTCAGAGTCAG GCTCAACGTTTCCCCTCACTCAAGCAGACAAGGAAACGACTCCAAGCCCACTGAGTCGAGGCAAGGATTCTCCTCAAAATAACCAGGCGGTGTCCAACATCAGAATAtccaaccagccaatcagaccTGCCCAAGACTCAAAGGCGGccatcacagaaaacaaagctgaacCAGCAAGGATCAG TCCTGCCCAGTCACGTTCAGAGCTGATAAtagccccgccccctccatGGCCTTTCTCCTGCAGTGAGAGCTCCACCCCTCAGCAGCCCTCCACGACTGTTGTGGCGGCATTTATCACTCCTAAACAGCCAAATGTTCAGGGGTGTGATGATTTGAAAAAGCCAGCCAATGAGACACGGAGTATTATTAGCAACTTTGAGGCCGAAAAGCCACCGCTGGCACAGCCTGAGCCTGAGCTTGACTTTGACGACATCATCTTTGAGTCATTTAACCAGAGACAAGAATCAGGGGGCTTGTTTCTGGAAGAGGATGACTCTAAGAGGGATACTATCAAAAGGTGTCCTCCAGG TCTTGAACAGAAAACCAATGAAAAGGCCTCTGGAGAAAAGCTGACAGAGGAGTTAGTGGGAGCAGCGACGGAGAAGGAGGTGATGATGAaggcagagcaggagaagcagagggagaaagaaatcCTAATTaaacaagaggaggaaaggaggagggaggaagaagagcaaaaaGTAATGGTCCTGaagcaggaagagaggagaaaacatgaggaagagaagaagaggctgttagaggaggagaagaagagactcttacatgaggaggaggaggtcaagaaggagaaggaaaggaggaaacgtgaggaggagagactcctgaaggagaagagagacaaacaggagaagctgagagaggaggcggagaagaggaagcaggatgaggaggagaggaggaaaagagagcagcagaggagactcctggaggtggaggaggaaaaggagaaacttcggagggaggaggagaagagacttgagagagagaaatttttaaggaaaatgaaagaggaggaggagaaaaggatggaggagaagagagtgTTTGAGGAGCAAAGAcggaagagggaggaagagaaaaagaggctcctggaagagaaagagaggagggagttgCAGGAGAAACACttgaaggaggaaaaagagaaggagcaacagaaaatgaaagaggaagagagaagaaagagggtggaggaggaggagagaaaacgtctacaggaggaggaggagagaaagaaaaatgaggcagagagtgagaggaagaggagggaagaggaggacaggaggaaagaggaagcgagaaaggaaaaggagattgaagaggagaagaaaagaagggaggaggaggagaagagagttaaagaagcagaaaagagaagaaagagggaagaggaagaggaagagaaggagagagtactcaaagaggagaaggagagggaggagaaagagagggagagactcttaaaggaggagaaagaaaggatggagaggaggaaaaaagaggaggagaaacgacgtgaagaggaggaggaggagaagaggaaagagagccTCTTgaaggagcagaaagaaaaggagaagatgaagcaggaggaagaagaaaaggagagacgactgcaagaggagagaaggcaggaggcagagagggagaaaaaggaggaggaaagaaaaaagagggaagaggaggagaagagaaaaagagaggaggaggagaaagcagaaaggagaatgaaggaggaagaaaacaggaagaagagagaggaggaacagaagaagaagaagcttctgcaagagaaggaagagatggagagaagaaagaagaaagaggaggaggaagaaaagaggagggaggagcatcgagcagctgcaggctgcaatCTGGAGGCCAACAAGTCAGATGAGGACAAGCAGAAGATGAGAAGTCTGggttcatgcacacacaccgacGTCCCTCCACCCAGCATCACGCACACACCTCCTCCCAGTTTCACATACACGCCCTCGGCTTTTAAAGGTGACGCACAGACTCCACTTCCCGTGCCACACCTCCCTCCTCCGGACAAAACATCACCCGAGCAGCCGCCCTCACAGattctcagccaatcacaagacAGAGAGGCGACCCTTCAGTCAGTTAATAAACCGAGCTCTGCCTCCATAAGCACCAGTGAGCG AGAagatgctgcagagctggaacaccagccaatcacagctaaAGACTCAGATACACATCACATAGTCCCACCTCCTGCTCAACCCGGCGCTCCACCAGTCAAAGAGGAACCCAAAGAGCCAGAGGGACCCAGAGTGGAACCAGCAACCTCCCCCAAACCACCCAGCGAGCACGCAGCTTTGGCGCTGGAGCCGCTGCTGCCCTcaaaaccagaaccagagcTGCGGACGGAACAAGTTCTCCAGCCATCAGGAAAGCCACAACAGGAGGGAGCAGATGAGGAGAAACCAGCCGGGGTCGAGGCTGGTGGTCAGGAGAGTTTCGTCAACAAGGAGCCAGTGTGCGAGGCAGAAAATCAGCTGTGGGCGACTGTGGAGGAGACCACAGtggagacagaagcagaaggAGGGATGGAAAGTAGTgagagcactgaggagaaggatgagaagcaggaggagggtgGTGTAATAGGGGG CTATGAGACAGTGGCCTCCATCCTGACAGCTGGACCCTCTGATGCAGCTCACAAACACCACTCTGCAGAACAACCATGCCTCCCTATGAGTAATGAAGATCAGCCGTGTTTACATGAAGTAGATCCAGAGATCCTGTGTTCCCCGGAACCAGATCCGCTGATCCCCATTTCACCACCCACAGCCTTCTCTGACACAACAGAAAACCAGAAGCTTAGTGAACACACTGACGTAACTCAGAAACCAGAGTGCTTTCCCTCACACAGGCTAAGTCTGGTGGCAAGTCTGAGACAAGCAGCTAGtgagcaggagaaggagagagagcgggagagggagagaatggagaaagaaaggatagaaaacatgaaaagggaggaaagagagagggaggagagggaagaagaagagaggagagagagagagagggtggaaaaagaaaaggaggagagacagaggctggaaaaggagagagaggagatggagaggaggacaagagagaggatggagaggcaaAAGCAcgaggagagaaagaggttggaaaaagagagggaagagctGGAGAACAagcaaagggaggagagggaaaaggcagagaaagagaggaagcagcacACCGAGAGGATAAAtgtagaagaaaagaaagaaaatgaggaaagtgagagaaagatggaaagggagaagagaaaaggagatgagGACAAGGTGAGGCAAAGGGGAGAGGATagcaaaggaaagaaacaagagGCCGTTTCTGCAACATCACtgcaaaacaaagagaaagtcaTGAATAACCAATCAAATGACTGCCCTCCTCtgagggaggcagagctggaTGATATTGCATATGATGAGAAGCTACAGCGAGATGAGGAGCAATCAGAAAGAGAGTCTGATCCCAAATCAGTGAAAACAATGGACCCTAAAGCTGAGGTCAAACTGGTCTCAGCCAGACCTGCTGATTCTGTCCCTGCAGTTAGACCAACAAACAGGCTCGACTCCAGATCAGTCAAACCTGAGGACTCTGTAATTCCTGTCATGAAAGCCCCGGACAACCCGGCTCTGAGATCAGTTAAAAAAGGCAAATCTAACGCGAACTCTGGTGCCATCCCGGTGTGgttgagagaggaggaggatgaggaggtggagtatgagagaggacaggaagatCTCGGCTCCATCTGGCTTGCTGAGCTGTACATGGAAGGGGAAGCAGG caCAGGCCACCCATCCCTTGCTGTTACCCAGAAGCCCTCCTCACTCCCTTCCAGTGGACAAACCTTTTACCAGATCTCTGCTGCCAGTCAGCCAAATAAACATGAACACTCTCTAACCAGTCTGGCTGACCCTCCTCATCCAAGACCTTCGTCAGGGTCTAAGCAAGAGGAAGGAATCAGCCAGACAAGTAGGGCCAAACCTGCTCTCAAAGGTAGCgggacacaaaaacagccaatgAAAGACCTGGAGATAGCAACCAATGAGGAGGGAGAACTTGCACAATCATCTGTAGTGCCTTGGCCCCTTCCTCCAAGGGCAAGCACTGCCAGCATGCACTCTGACACCAAACACACCAActtacacactgacacaaacatcaGTAAGATCAACAATGACGTAGAAATGACTACAGATTCACACAAGAGTCTTGAAATGAGGGATGATGAAGACAGGAGTCACTCCAGATTAAACAAGGACACACATACTGCAAAGACTGACAGTCCACAAGTTAAGAGCCTTCACTTGCAGACACACATCCCTGATCTCAACCAAAGCACCAAAGACCAACAGCtccaagaggaggagaggttcTTGTTGGCTAAAATTCAACTGATGGCGGGCGACACGTCCGCTGTCTCCGGCCCTCGCGGTATGAAGCGCCTCATCCCCAACCCTCGTGACATTGACTGTGACACCGCAGAGCTAGTTGATCACAGTCAGCGCTTCCTGATTCCCTGCTTTGATACCCTGCAGGAAATATCACTAACTGCAGATGAAGAGCCGCCGGCCAATGAGCTGGGgcaaaagatggagggagaggaggatgtgtAA
- the LOC139345153 gene encoding trichohyalin-like isoform X3, with amino-acid sequence MTSVWKRLQRVGKKASKFQFVASYQELALEFTKKWQPDKLRVVWTRRNRRMCSKLHSWQPEIKNPYRGMVVWPVPENIDIAVTLFKEVNADEFEDKEWTFVIEGETKGHRKVLASADINLKRFASPTPTQTDLTLKLKPLSVKVVEATLKLSLSCVFVREGKATDEDMQSLASLMSVKPTDIGNLDDFNESDEEEDKKSVTASVPVSHQRRPPEVQTADDLTSISGRSHIFRPQIVKSIARPSSPSPFSADAPPLASTPPVPRSHPSISESGVQGVWLSSGTDITPVPLLSSPDLDALCDPAAPALTASLLRSSPPHSSSFPTSGLFSSPHPQLTVSPTAPPSQSGSTFPLTQADKETTPSPLSRGKDSPQNNQAVSNIRISNQPIRPAQDSKAAITENKAEPARISLEQKTNEKASGEKLTEELVGAATEKEVMMKAEQEKQREKEILIKQEEERRREEEEQKVMVLKQEERRKHEEEKKRLLEEEKKRLLHEEEEVKKEKERRKREEERLLKEKRDKQEKLREEAEKRKQDEEERRKREQQRRLLEVEEEKEKLRREEEKRLEREKFLRKMKEEEEKRMEEKRVFEEQRRKREEEKKRLLEEKERRELQEKHLKEEKEKEQQKMKEEERRKRVEEEERKRLQEEEERKKNEAESERKRREEEDRRKEEARKEKEIEEEKKRREEEEKRVKEAEKRRKREEEEEEKERVLKEEKEREEKERERLLKEEKERMERRKKEEEKRREEEEEEKRKESLLKEQKEKEKMKQEEEEKERRLQEERRQEAEREKKEEERKKREEEEKRKREEEEKAERRMKEEENRKKREEEQKKKKLLQEKEEMERRKKKEEEEEKRREEHRAAAGCNLEANKSDEDKQKMRSLGSCTHTDVPPPSITHTPPPSFTYTPSAFKGDAQTPLPVPHLPPPDKTSPEQPPSQILSQSQDREATLQSVNKPSSASISTSEREDAAELEHQPITAKDSDTHHIVPPPAQPGAPPVKEEPKEPEGPRVEPATSPKPPSEHAALALEPLLPSKPEPELRTEQVLQPSGKPQQEGADEEKPAGVEAGGQESFVNKEPVCEAENQLWATVEETTVETEAEGGMESSESTEEKDEKQEEGGVIGGYETVASILTAGPSDAAHKHHSAEQPCLPMSNEDQPCLHEVDPEILCSPEPDPLIPISPPTAFSDTTENQKLSEHTDVTQKPECFPSHRLSLVASLRQAASEQEKERERERERMEKERIENMKREEREREEREEEERRERERVEKEKEERQRLEKEREEMERRTRERMERQKHEERKRLEKEREELENKQREEREKAEKERKQHTERINVEEKKENEESERKMEREKRKGDEDKVRQRGEDSKGKKQEAVSATSLQNKEKVMNNQSNDCPPLREAELDDIAYDEKLQRDEEQSERESDPKSVKTMDPKAEVKLVSARPADSVPAVRPTNRLDSRSVKPEDSVIPVMKAPDNPALRSVKKGKSNANSGAIPVWLREEEDEEVEYERGQEDLGSIWLAELYMEGEAGTGHPSLAVTQKPSSLPSSGQTFYQISAASQPNKHEHSLTSLADPPHPRPSSGSKQEEGISQTSRAKPALKGSGTQKQPMKDLEIATNEEGELAQSSVVPWPLPPRASTASMHSDTKHTNLHTDTNISKINNDVEMTTDSHKSLEMRDDEDRSHSRLNKDTHTAKTDSPQVKSLHLQTHIPDLNQSTKDQQLQEEERFLLAKIQLMAGDTSAVSGPRGMKRLIPNPRDIDCDTAELVDHSQRFLIPCFDTLQEISLTADEEPPANELGQKMEGEEDV; translated from the exons ATGACTTCGGTGTGGAAAAGACTGCAGCGAGTCGGTAAAAAGGCTTCAAAGTTTCAGTTTGTTGCCTCTTACCAGGAACTCGCGTTGGAGTTTACGAAGAAATG GCAACCAGACAAGCTAAGGGTTGTGTGGACAAGGAGGAACAGACGCATGTGCTCCAAG CTCCACAGTTGGCAGCCTGAGATCAAGAATCCCTACAGGGGGATGGTGGTGTGGCCTGTCCCTGAGAACATCGACATCGCTGTTACACTCTTCAAG GAGGTCAATGCTGATGAGTTTGAGGACAAAGAGTGGACCTTTGTCATCGAGGGT GAGACCAAGGGGCATCGAAAGGTGCTGGCATCAGCAGACATCAACCTGAAGCGGTTCGCCAGTCCGACGCCGACCCAGACCGACCTGACGCTGAAGCTGAAGCCGCTGTCAGTCAAGGTGGTGGAGGCCACGCTCAAGCTGTCGCTCTCGTGCGTCTTCGTTCGAGAGGGGAAAGCCAC TGATGAAGACATGCAGAGTCTGGCCAGCCTGATGAGCGTCAAACCCACAGATATCGGCAACCTGGACGACTTCAATGAgagcgatgaagaggaggacaagaagtCTGTCACAGCTTCAG tgccTGTTTCACACCAACGGCGCCCCCCAGAGGTTCAAACTGCAGATGATCTTACCTCAATCtctg GCCGTTCTCACATTTTCAGACCTCAGATCGTCAAATCAATCGCCcgcccctcctccccttctccttTTTCCGCTGATGCCCCTCCTCTTGCATCAACACCTCCTGTCCCCAGATCTCACCCCTCTATCTCAGAGTCAG GTGTTCAGGGGGTGTGGCTAAGTTCTGGCACCGACATCACCCCTGTCCCCCTGCTGAGTAGTCCTGACCTTGATGCTCTGTGTGACCCTGCAGCTCCAGCCCTTACCGCCTCCCTTCTGCGCTCCTCACCCCCtcactcctcttcttttccCACCTCTGGTTtattctcctctcctcaccctcagCTCACTGTCTCTCCTACTGCTCCTCCTTCTCAGTCAG GCTCAACGTTTCCCCTCACTCAAGCAGACAAGGAAACGACTCCAAGCCCACTGAGTCGAGGCAAGGATTCTCCTCAAAATAACCAGGCGGTGTCCAACATCAGAATAtccaaccagccaatcagaccTGCCCAAGACTCAAAGGCGGccatcacagaaaacaaagctgaacCAGCAAGGATCAG TCTTGAACAGAAAACCAATGAAAAGGCCTCTGGAGAAAAGCTGACAGAGGAGTTAGTGGGAGCAGCGACGGAGAAGGAGGTGATGATGAaggcagagcaggagaagcagagggagaaagaaatcCTAATTaaacaagaggaggaaaggaggagggaggaagaagagcaaaaaGTAATGGTCCTGaagcaggaagagaggagaaaacatgaggaagagaagaagaggctgttagaggaggagaagaagagactcttacatgaggaggaggaggtcaagaaggagaaggaaaggaggaaacgtgaggaggagagactcctgaaggagaagagagacaaacaggagaagctgagagaggaggcggagaagaggaagcaggatgaggaggagaggaggaaaagagagcagcagaggagactcctggaggtggaggaggaaaaggagaaacttcggagggaggaggagaagagacttgagagagagaaatttttaaggaaaatgaaagaggaggaggagaaaaggatggaggagaagagagtgTTTGAGGAGCAAAGAcggaagagggaggaagagaaaaagaggctcctggaagagaaagagaggagggagttgCAGGAGAAACACttgaaggaggaaaaagagaaggagcaacagaaaatgaaagaggaagagagaagaaagagggtggaggaggaggagagaaaacgtctacaggaggaggaggagagaaagaaaaatgaggcagagagtgagaggaagaggagggaagaggaggacaggaggaaagaggaagcgagaaaggaaaaggagattgaagaggagaagaaaagaagggaggaggaggagaagagagttaaagaagcagaaaagagaagaaagagggaagaggaagaggaagagaaggagagagtactcaaagaggagaaggagagggaggagaaagagagggagagactcttaaaggaggagaaagaaaggatggagaggaggaaaaaagaggaggagaaacgacgtgaagaggaggaggaggagaagaggaaagagagccTCTTgaaggagcagaaagaaaaggagaagatgaagcaggaggaagaagaaaaggagagacgactgcaagaggagagaaggcaggaggcagagagggagaaaaaggaggaggaaagaaaaaagagggaagaggaggagaagagaaaaagagaggaggaggagaaagcagaaaggagaatgaaggaggaagaaaacaggaagaagagagaggaggaacagaagaagaagaagcttctgcaagagaaggaagagatggagagaagaaagaagaaagaggaggaggaagaaaagaggagggaggagcatcgagcagctgcaggctgcaatCTGGAGGCCAACAAGTCAGATGAGGACAAGCAGAAGATGAGAAGTCTGggttcatgcacacacaccgacGTCCCTCCACCCAGCATCACGCACACACCTCCTCCCAGTTTCACATACACGCCCTCGGCTTTTAAAGGTGACGCACAGACTCCACTTCCCGTGCCACACCTCCCTCCTCCGGACAAAACATCACCCGAGCAGCCGCCCTCACAGattctcagccaatcacaagacAGAGAGGCGACCCTTCAGTCAGTTAATAAACCGAGCTCTGCCTCCATAAGCACCAGTGAGCG AGAagatgctgcagagctggaacaccagccaatcacagctaaAGACTCAGATACACATCACATAGTCCCACCTCCTGCTCAACCCGGCGCTCCACCAGTCAAAGAGGAACCCAAAGAGCCAGAGGGACCCAGAGTGGAACCAGCAACCTCCCCCAAACCACCCAGCGAGCACGCAGCTTTGGCGCTGGAGCCGCTGCTGCCCTcaaaaccagaaccagagcTGCGGACGGAACAAGTTCTCCAGCCATCAGGAAAGCCACAACAGGAGGGAGCAGATGAGGAGAAACCAGCCGGGGTCGAGGCTGGTGGTCAGGAGAGTTTCGTCAACAAGGAGCCAGTGTGCGAGGCAGAAAATCAGCTGTGGGCGACTGTGGAGGAGACCACAGtggagacagaagcagaaggAGGGATGGAAAGTAGTgagagcactgaggagaaggatgagaagcaggaggagggtgGTGTAATAGGGGG CTATGAGACAGTGGCCTCCATCCTGACAGCTGGACCCTCTGATGCAGCTCACAAACACCACTCTGCAGAACAACCATGCCTCCCTATGAGTAATGAAGATCAGCCGTGTTTACATGAAGTAGATCCAGAGATCCTGTGTTCCCCGGAACCAGATCCGCTGATCCCCATTTCACCACCCACAGCCTTCTCTGACACAACAGAAAACCAGAAGCTTAGTGAACACACTGACGTAACTCAGAAACCAGAGTGCTTTCCCTCACACAGGCTAAGTCTGGTGGCAAGTCTGAGACAAGCAGCTAGtgagcaggagaaggagagagagcgggagagggagagaatggagaaagaaaggatagaaaacatgaaaagggaggaaagagagagggaggagagggaagaagaagagaggagagagagagagagggtggaaaaagaaaaggaggagagacagaggctggaaaaggagagagaggagatggagaggaggacaagagagaggatggagaggcaaAAGCAcgaggagagaaagaggttggaaaaagagagggaagagctGGAGAACAagcaaagggaggagagggaaaaggcagagaaagagaggaagcagcacACCGAGAGGATAAAtgtagaagaaaagaaagaaaatgaggaaagtgagagaaagatggaaagggagaagagaaaaggagatgagGACAAGGTGAGGCAAAGGGGAGAGGATagcaaaggaaagaaacaagagGCCGTTTCTGCAACATCACtgcaaaacaaagagaaagtcaTGAATAACCAATCAAATGACTGCCCTCCTCtgagggaggcagagctggaTGATATTGCATATGATGAGAAGCTACAGCGAGATGAGGAGCAATCAGAAAGAGAGTCTGATCCCAAATCAGTGAAAACAATGGACCCTAAAGCTGAGGTCAAACTGGTCTCAGCCAGACCTGCTGATTCTGTCCCTGCAGTTAGACCAACAAACAGGCTCGACTCCAGATCAGTCAAACCTGAGGACTCTGTAATTCCTGTCATGAAAGCCCCGGACAACCCGGCTCTGAGATCAGTTAAAAAAGGCAAATCTAACGCGAACTCTGGTGCCATCCCGGTGTGgttgagagaggaggaggatgaggaggtggagtatgagagaggacaggaagatCTCGGCTCCATCTGGCTTGCTGAGCTGTACATGGAAGGGGAAGCAGG caCAGGCCACCCATCCCTTGCTGTTACCCAGAAGCCCTCCTCACTCCCTTCCAGTGGACAAACCTTTTACCAGATCTCTGCTGCCAGTCAGCCAAATAAACATGAACACTCTCTAACCAGTCTGGCTGACCCTCCTCATCCAAGACCTTCGTCAGGGTCTAAGCAAGAGGAAGGAATCAGCCAGACAAGTAGGGCCAAACCTGCTCTCAAAGGTAGCgggacacaaaaacagccaatgAAAGACCTGGAGATAGCAACCAATGAGGAGGGAGAACTTGCACAATCATCTGTAGTGCCTTGGCCCCTTCCTCCAAGGGCAAGCACTGCCAGCATGCACTCTGACACCAAACACACCAActtacacactgacacaaacatcaGTAAGATCAACAATGACGTAGAAATGACTACAGATTCACACAAGAGTCTTGAAATGAGGGATGATGAAGACAGGAGTCACTCCAGATTAAACAAGGACACACATACTGCAAAGACTGACAGTCCACAAGTTAAGAGCCTTCACTTGCAGACACACATCCCTGATCTCAACCAAAGCACCAAAGACCAACAGCtccaagaggaggagaggttcTTGTTGGCTAAAATTCAACTGATGGCGGGCGACACGTCCGCTGTCTCCGGCCCTCGCGGTATGAAGCGCCTCATCCCCAACCCTCGTGACATTGACTGTGACACCGCAGAGCTAGTTGATCACAGTCAGCGCTTCCTGATTCCCTGCTTTGATACCCTGCAGGAAATATCACTAACTGCAGATGAAGAGCCGCCGGCCAATGAGCTGGGgcaaaagatggagggagaggaggatgtgtAA